Genomic segment of Sodaliphilus pleomorphus:
AGCTCGACAGGTCCATGGGGCAACGCACCCCCTTGGGGATGTAGACAAAGGAGCCGTCGCTGAACACAGCCGAGTTGAGAGCGGCATAGTAGTTGTCGGTGTAGGGCACGACGGTGCCCAGGTAGCGGCGCACCAGGTCGGGGTAGTCTTTCACTGCCTCGCTTATCGAGCAGAATATCACGCCCAGCTCGGCAAGCTTCTCGCGATAGGTGGTGTGCACGCTCACGCTGTCCATGATAGCGTCGACGGCCATGCCCGAGAGCTGCATGCGCTCTTGCAGGGGGATGCCCAGCTTGTCGAAGGTTTTCATCACCTCGGGGTCGATTTCTTTTTTCTCGCTCTTGTGCCGCGGTGCGGCATAGTAGCTTATGGCCTGCAGGTCGAGCTCGGGCACATGCACGTGGCCCCAGTGCGGCTGCTTGAGCGTGAGCAGGTGGCGATAGGCCTTCAGGCGAAACTCGAGCAGCCAGTCGGGCTCGCCCTTGAGTTTCGAGATTTGGCGCACGATGTCCTCGTTGAGACCCTTGGGGATGACGGTGGTGTCGACATCGGTCACGAAGCCATACTTATATTCCTCGCCAGCGACCTCGCTGATGAGTTTTTTTTCTTCTTTTTCCTTGTTATTTTTTCCTTGAGTGGAATTCATATTTCTTCACTATACTATGTTGCACTCTGTCCAGGGGCAGAACTCACGTTATTGTTTTCAACACTTGGGGCAGGCGCCGCCGGCAGCTCCAGACTCACCGAGTCGGCTCCCAGCATGAGCGGGGCAGCCATCATGGTCGCCACCAGCACCGGGTCGCGCCGCTGGAGCGCCCTGTCGAGCACACCTGCTCGCGGCCTGAGCAGCAATGCCGCATCGAGCACGAGTCCGAGCACGAGCAAGGTCATGACCAAGCTCCCCACGGCACCGGCAGCCCTGTCGAGGCTGCCCATCCTGAGCCCGTGCGACACGCCCTTGACTGCAAGCCCGGCCACTCGACAAGAGAGGTAGACCAGGGCGAAGAGCGTGGCCAGGGCTGCCACACTTGCAGCGAGCCGCGGCGCGGGCCACTGCACATAGGAAGGGCACAGCATGCAGAACAGGTCGACAGCCCGCGCCCCCAGTATCCTGCAGGCCGCCAAGCCTGCCACGATGCCTGCCGCCCACGAGAGCCTGTCGATGATTCCCTTGCGAAAACCATGCACGGCTCCAGCCGCGAGTGTCGCCATAATGAGCATGTCGATTGCAGTCATCGTGCACCTTACATATTTAAGGATGCAAAAATACTAAAAATA
This window contains:
- a CDS encoding CvpA family protein, coding for MTAIDMLIMATLAAGAVHGFRKGIIDRLSWAAGIVAGLAACRILGARAVDLFCMLCPSYVQWPAPRLAASVAALATLFALVYLSCRVAGLAVKGVSHGLRMGSLDRAAGAVGSLVMTLLVLGLVLDAALLLRPRAGVLDRALQRRDPVLVATMMAAPLMLGADSVSLELPAAPAPSVENNNVSSAPGQSAT